CCTTCAGGCCCGCGACGCGCTGAAGGCGGCCGTGGACGGACCACCGGAAGAGGGCGCCCGCCTCGTCGACGCCGTTCTCGCGCACGGGCGGATCCGGGCCACGCTCACCGCGCAAGGGCCCGGCGAACTGCCCGAGTTCGCCGACCCCTCATGGGGCCCCGCCTGGCTCGCCGCCCGCAACTACCTGGAGCTGCTCACCACCGCGCCCGACCGGATCCGCGGCTGCGCCCACGAGGCGTGCATCCTGCACTTCTTCGACACCTCGCGGAACGGCACGCGCCGCTGGTGCTCGATGGCCGCGTGCGGGAACCGGGCGAAGGCGTCCCGCCATTACGCGCGCACGAAGGGCGTCTGAGTGACTTGTCGCCTTTGCGGCTCATCTCCAGAAAAGGGATAGCGGGTTTTCCCCATACATCTCTTGAGATTCAGCCAACTCTCACCAAACTCACACCCCTTGCATAAAGCTGAGCGATCGTCCGGGAGCATCTTTCGGACGATCGCGGCCAAGGCTGATCAGCCTCGGTCGCTGACGCTCGTTCCTTTACGCACAAGGGATGCCGATGACCCTCACCCCCCAGCAGGAACCGATACCGGGCGCGAGACGCATGGCCCGTATCGCCGTGGCCGCCGGTCTCGTGGCCGCGCTCTCCGCGGCCGGGCCGATACCCCTGGCCTTCGCCGCCGACGACACGCCCGTCGCCGCCGACCCGAGCGTGAAGTCCGCCCAGGACAAGCTCGGTTCCGACGACGCCGACGCACTCGCCGAGGCCAAGGCCGACGGCGACAAGAGCGTCACGATGATGGTCGCGACCGCGCCCGGGCAGACCGAGAAGGTCGCCGACCAGCTCGACTCGGTCAAGGGCGGCCTGGTCGGCCGTACTTACGACAAGCTCGGTTACGTCCGCGCCACCGTGCCCACTTCGAAGGCCGACGCGGCCATCGCCGCCGCCGCGAAGCTCTCCTCCGTGCACGGCATCGACCTGCGGCAGGAGATCCCGCTGGACGACCCGACGCCGAGCGCGGACGCCGCCGAGGGCGCCACGGCCAAGGGCACGGCCGCACCCACGGCGCCGAACAGGAAGACCCCCGCCGAGAACCCGTACAACCCGTCCTTCGAGACGGGCGCCGTCGACTTCGTGGAGGACCACCCGAAGGCGGACGGCCGCGGCGTCACCATCGGCATCCTCGACTCGGGCGTGGACCTCGCCCACCCGGCGCTGCGGAAGACCACCACCGGCGAGCGGAAGATCGTCGACTGGGTGACGTCGACCGACCCGGTCTCCGACGGCGACGGCTCGTGGCGGCGGATGCTCGCCTCGGTGGCCGGTCCGGCGTTCTCCGCCACCCCGGCCAACACGGGTGTCGCCGAGACGTTCAAGGCCCCGGCCGGCTCGTACAAGTTCAACTACTTCTACGAGTCCGCGACCGCCGGCGGCGACCAGGCGGGCGACGTCAATCGCGACGGCGACAAGACCGACGCCTGGGGCGTGCTGTTCGACGCCGCGTCCGGCACCGTGCGTGTCGACCTCGACGACGACCTCGACTTCGGTGACGAAGAGCCGATGAAGCCGTACAAGGACGGCTACCAGATCGGCTACTTCGGCACGGACAACCCGGCGACCGAGGTCGCCGAGCGCATCCCGTTCGTCGTCGAGATCCGCAAGGACGTCGTCTACAACGACGCCGGAGCCAAGGCCGACTACGTCAACATCGGCATGATCTCCAGCGAGCACGGCACCCACGTCGCCGGCATCACCGCCGCGAACGGCCTGTTCGGCGGCAAGATGAACGGTGCCGCTCCGGGCGCGAAGATCGTCTCGTCCCGGGCCTGCGAGTTCGGCCCCGGCTGCACCAACGTGGCGCTCACCGAGGGCATGATCGACCTGGTCGTCAACCGCGGCGTCGACATCGTCAACATGTCGATCGGCGGCCTCCCGGCGCTGAACGACGGCAACAACGCGCGCGCCGAGCTGTACACGCGGCTGATCGACACCTACGGCGTCCAGCTGGTGGTCTCGGCCGGCAACTCCGGCCCCGGCGCCAACACCATCGGCGACCCGGCCCTGGCCGACAAGGTCATCTCCGTCGGCGCGTCCATCTCCAAGCAGACCTGGGCCTCCAACTACGGCTCGGTCGTGGAGAAGAAGTACGCGATGATGCCGTTCTCCTCGCGCGGCCCGCGTGAGGACGGCGGGTTCACGCCGACGCTGGTCGCCCCCGGCGCCGCGGTCAACACCATCCAGACCTGGCTGCCGGGCGCCCCGGTCGCCGAGGCGGGCTACGCGCTGCCGGCCGGTTACGGCATGCTCCAGGGCACGTCGATGGCGTCCCCGCAGGCCGCGGGCGCCTCCGCGCTGCTGCTGAGCGCCGCCAAGGCGAAGAAGATCGACCTCGCCCCGGCCACCCTGCGCACCGCGCTGACCTCCACCGCCGACCACATCAAGGGTGTGCAGGCGTACGAGGAGGGCGCGGGCCTCATCGACATCGAGGACGCCTGGGACTCCATCCTCGACGACGCCACCGCGCACACCTACGCGGTCAAGGCGCCGGTCGACACCGCGATCGACCAGTTCCTCAAGACGCCGGGCTTCGGTACGGGTCTGTACGACCGTGAGGGCGGCCTGAAGGCCGGCCAGAAGAAGACGTACGAGATCACGCTGACCCGTACGTCCGGCGCCGACAAGGCGATCCGGCACGAGCTGCGCTTCGAGAACAACGCCGCGAGCACCTTCAAGATCGTCGGCTCGGACGAGGTCAAGCTGCCGCTGAACCAGCCGGTGACCGTCAAGGTCCAGGCCGCGCCGAAGTCCGCGGGCCTCAAGAGCGCGATCCTGGAGGTCGACGACCCGAAGACCGAGGGCGTCGACCGGCAGGTCCTGACGACGGTCGTGGTCTCGACGCCGCTGAACTACACCCACTCCACGTCGAGTTCGGTGCAGCGCAACAGCAACCACTCGTACTTCGTGACCGTGCCCGAGGGCGCCAAGTCCCTGGAGGTCGCGATCGGCGGGCTGAAGGGCAAGAGCCAGACGCGGTTCATCGCCATCCACCCGTACGGCGTTCCGGTCGACTCGACGGCGACGATCGACTGCTACCCGAACTACACCAACCCGGCGAGCACCCCCTGCCGACCCGACGTGCGTTCGTACGCCGACCCCGTGCCGGGTGTCTGGGAGGTCGAGGTCGAGTCGCGCCGTACGTCGCCGCTGCTCGACAACCCCTACAAGCTGGACGTCACCGTCCTCGGCGCGGCCTTCGACCCGGAGACCGTGACCGTGTCCGAGGCCAAGGTCGGCACCCCGGCCGCCGCCTCCTGGAAGGTGACGAACAAGCTCGCCGCCATCGACGGCAAGCTGGTGGGCGGCCCGCTCGGCTCCTCCAAGTCGGCCCGGCCGACCATCGCCGAGGACGAGACCCACACCACCACGGTCGAGGTGCCCGCGGGCGCCAAGTCCCTGGACGTGGCGATCGGCAACGTCTCGGACGCGGCGGCCGACCTTGACCTGGTTGTCTACGACGCGGCCGGCGAGGAAGTCGGCAGCTCCGCCGACGGTGACTCGGAGGAGTCGGTCTCCGTGGCCGACCCGGCCGCCGGCACGTACACCGTCCAGGTCATCGGCTACGCGGTCCCGGCCGGTTCCACCGCGTACGACTACCAGGACGTGTTCTTCTCCTCCGCGCTCGGCACCGTCACGGTCGACGGGTCGGCGCCGGTGAAGCTCGGCACGGGCGACTCGGCGACGGTCTCCGGCAGCGTCACGGCGCTGGCCGCCGCGCCGGAGGGCCGTGAGTTCTTCGGCCAGGTCCAGCTGGTCAACGCGCGCGGCACGGTCGCGGGCATCGGCAGCGTGAAGATCGAGAAGGTCACGCCGTAACCGATCCGGTACGGCCGAGGGGCGGGCGTCCGTACGGGCGCCCGCCCCTTCTCATGTGCTCGTGTGCTCATTCGCAGGTGAGCTGCCGCGACTCGGCCAACGAGCCGGTGATCCAGGCCCGTTCGCGGGCGACGTTCTGAGCACCTACCACCCAGTGGTCGGGCACGGCGGCGCCCTGCGGGATACCGAGCAGCACCGGGTCGCCCCGCTCGACGCGGGTGACGTCGTACCGGTCGATCACGAAGACCAGTTCCTCCTCGCCCTTGGCCGGCTTGTAGTAGCGGGTCACGTGCACGGCGACGCGCAAGGTGTCGGTGCCGGGGAGTCGCTCGACACCGGTGACCTTGCCCTCGACGACGGTGCGGGCGCAGGCCAGATAGCGGGGGCTGCCGAAGCGGGTGCCGTCCTCCTGCTTGGAGGCCGCGCTGTCGCTTCCGCTGCCGCTGTCCGACGAGGCGCCGATGCCGCCCCCGGCCTGCGCCAGCAGCCACCCCATGCCCGCCACCACGGCCGCCGCGGCGGCCACGGCGAGGGTGCCGAAGGCGAGGTTGAACGCGCGGCGCCGGGGCCGGGGCCGGGACCAGGACGGCCGTACCGGAACGGGCTCGGGGGCCTTCGGCGGCTCGCCGAGGGTGCGGCCGATGATCCCCAGCTGCTCCCGCAGCAGCGCCACATCGGCGGCCGCCGACCGGTGCTCGGCCATGAAGGCGGCGTCCGCGCGGGCCTCGTCCGTGAGCGGCTCGTCGGTGATCGCGGCCATCAGCGCGTCCAGGCCGGCGGGTCCTCCGGCCGGTCCTCCGGCCGGTCCTCCAGGGTGTCCTTCGTGTTCGGCGGTCACGTCACACCACCTCGTCCTCGTGCAGGCGGGCGCGCAGGGCCCGTACCGCCGTGTGCAGCCGGCTCTTGACCGTGCCCTCGGGGATGCCGAGCTCCTCGGCGATCCCGCGCACCGGCAGGTCGGCGTAGAAACGCAGGACGAGGACCTGGCGCTGGGCGTCGGGCAGCTCGTCCAGGCCCTGGGCGACGGCCAGGGAGAGCAGGCTGGTGTCCTCGTCGGAGAGGTGTTCCAACTGGCGCAGGGAGGCCAGGCGCTCGCCGACGCGCTCCTGGCGGCGTTTGGCCCGGTGCCAGTCCATGGCCAGGTTGGAGGCGACGACCGCCGCCCACGCGGACACGTCACGCGGCGCCTCGTCCCCGCGCGCCGTGCGTTCCAGCAACCGCAGGCGGACCTGCTGCACCCCGTCCGGCAGGTCCGCCTGCGGCACGCCACCGAGCGCGAGCACCGCCCGCACCCGGCGTTCCTGAGCCGCGTCCAGAGGATCGCCGTGTGCTTCCCCCTGGGCGCGGCGGGCCTTTCTGCGCAGCACAGACACCCCTCCCCTCACCGCGTTTCTTCTACGACGCCGCAGCGCGCGGAAACGTTCGGCACAACCTCGGGCAATCGTTCAGAGGCGTACGTCACACTGCCGCGGGAGGCAGCACAGCTTGCGGTGCCGAGCGGCCGTAGGGCGAAATTCCTGCAGCTCAGTAGGGGTGTGGACGGGAGTTGTGCAACCGTCGGCCGATCCGGGGTGTCCCAGTCCTCGGGCATGGCGCGCAAAGAATTGGACAGGCGGACCGGGGTCGGCCGCATGATGGAAAAACCTCGGCCAGGAAACACGTACGTAAACACAGGCAGAGACAGACAGAGGGAGTCGCCGTGAGGGTCGGAATCGTCGGAGCCACCGGTCAGGTCGGCACGGTCATGCGCAGGATCCTCACGGAGCGGAACTTCCCGGTCACCGAGCTGCGCCTGTTCGCCTCGGCCCGCTCGGCGGGGACGGTCCTGGACGGCGTGACGGTGGAGGACGCGTCGACGGCCGACTACAGCGGCCTGGACATCGTGCTGTTCTCCGCGGGCGGCTCGACCTCGAAGGCGCTGGCCGAGAAGGTCGCCTCGCAGGGCGCGGTGGTGATCGACAACTCCTCCGCATGGCGGCGGCACCCGGAGGTACCGCTCGTGGTCGCCGAGGTGAACCCGCACGCGATCGCCAACCGCCCCAAGGGCATCATCGCCAACCCGAACTGCACGACGATGGCCGCGATGCCCGTGCTGAAGCCGCTGCACGCGGAGGCGGAGCTCGAGGCCCTGGTCGTCGCCACCTACCAGGCGGTGTCCGGCTCCGGTCTGGCCGGCGTGGACGAGCTGTTCGAGCAGGTCAAGAAGGTCGGCGAGGACGCGCCGAAGCTGACGCACGACGGCTCGGCTGCGGAGTTCCCGGCGCCGAACAAGTACGTCGCGCCGATCGCGTACAACGTCCTCCCCCTCGCCGGCTCGATCGTGGACGACGGTCTGAACGAGACCGACGAGGAGCAGAAGCTCCGCCACGAGTCCCGCAAGATCCTGGAGATCCCGGAGCTGAAGGTGTCCGGCACCTGCGTCCGCGTGCCCGTCTTCACCGGCCACTCCCTCCAGGTCAACGCCCGGTTCGCCCGCCCCATCACCGTGGAGCGCGCGAAGGAGCTGCTGGGCGGGGCCCCCGGCGTCGCGGTCACCGAAGTCCCGACCCCTCTCCAGGCCGCCGGCCAGGACCCGTCGTACGTCGGCCGCATCCGCAGCGACGAGACGGTCGACAACGGCCTCGCCTTCTTCGTCTCCAACGACAACCTCCGCAAGGGCGCCGCGCTGAACGCGGTGCAGATCGCGGAGCTGGTGGCGGCCGAGCTCAAGGGCTGACCTTCAAGGCCTGCGCACCTCGTAGCTGACCCTCAAGGCCTGCGCACCTCGTAGAGGAAGCATCCGTATTCGACGGCCCGGACGTGGACGAGCGCCACGGCCGGGTCGTCGAACGCGTTCCGGAAGGCGGCCTCGAACCCGTCCTGCCCGTCCGGCTCCTCCACGATCCGCCCGCCCAGGATGTGCCCCTCGGCCGAGTACCGGCGGACCGTGCGGTGGGCGTTGGTGAAGGGGAGGTCGTCCCCGTCCGGCCCCGCGCACTCCTCCGCGTGGATGAACACCGGTCCCTGCTCGTCGTACGCTCCCGGGTCGGCGCCCGTCTCGGCCGCCCAGCGGCGCAGGGGCGCGTAGGAGACGAGGGCGATCCGCTCACCCCGCTCGCTGCGGCGCAGACAGCAGCGGAGCATGGCCCCGCCCTCGTCATCGATCACGGGAACCATTTTCCGTCCCTGATCGTCAGCAGAGCGCAGGTCCTTCAGGACCACCTGGTCGATGGGTCGTGCGGGGTACGTCGTCATGTCCTAAGGCTCGCGCGCCCGCACCCTGCCCACCGGCGGGAAACGGACATCGCGTTCCGTACCGGTCCCATGGAAGGATGGCCGAACCGACACATATCGAGGAGATGACCGGTGCCTGGCACAAACCTGACCCGCGAAGAGGCGCAGCAGCGGGCGAAGCTGCTCACCGTTGACTCGTACGAGATCGATCTCGACCTCTCCGGCGCGCAGGAGGGCGGTACCTACCGGTCCGTGACGACGGTGCGCTTCGACGTCGCGGAGAACGGCGCCGCGTCCTTCATCGACCTGGTCGCCCCGACCGTCCACGAGGTGACGCTCAACGGCGACCAGCTGGACCCCGCCGAGGTCTTCGCGGACTCCCGGATCGCGCTGACGGGGCTGCTGGAGGGCCGCAACATCCTCCGGGTCGTCGCCGACTGCGCGTACACCAACACCGGTGAGGGTCTGCACCGGTTCGTCGACCCCGTCGACAACCAGGCCTACCTCTACACCCAGTTCGAGGTCCCGGACGCGCGAAGGGTCTTCGCGAGCTTCGAGCAGCCGGACCTGAAGGCCACCTTCCAGTTCACCGTGAAGGCACCGGACGGCTGGACGGTCATCTCCAACTCCCCGACCCCCCAGCCCAAGGACAGCGTCTGGGAGTTCGAGCCGACGCCACGCATCTCGACGTACATCACGGCCCTGATCGTCGGCCCGTACCACTCCGTCCACAGCGTGTACGAGAAGGACGGCCGGTCCGTGCCGCTCGGCATCTACTGCCGCCCCTCACTCGCCGAGCACCTCGACTCGGACGCGATCTTCGAGGTGACCCGGCAGGGCTTCGACTGGTTCCAGGAGAAGTTCGACTACGCGTACCCGTTCAAGAAGTACGACCAGCTGTTCGTGCCGGAGTTCAACGCGGGCGCGATGGAGAACGCCGGTGCCGTGACCATCCGGGACCAGTACGTGTTCCGGTCCAAGGTCACCGACGCCGCGTACGAGACGCGCGCCGAGACCATCCTGCACGAGCTGGC
The nucleotide sequence above comes from Streptomyces sp. NL15-2K. Encoded proteins:
- a CDS encoding CGNR zinc finger domain-containing protein, which codes for MSAARDPRPLTGEPLALDLLNTRWMREGEAQDLLADLDGLAVWLDTNGLSGGYAPDTKVLRHTLQARDALKAAVDGPPEEGARLVDAVLAHGRIRATLTAQGPGELPEFADPSWGPAWLAARNYLELLTTAPDRIRGCAHEACILHFFDTSRNGTRRWCSMAACGNRAKASRHYARTKGV
- a CDS encoding S8 family serine peptidase, encoding MTLTPQQEPIPGARRMARIAVAAGLVAALSAAGPIPLAFAADDTPVAADPSVKSAQDKLGSDDADALAEAKADGDKSVTMMVATAPGQTEKVADQLDSVKGGLVGRTYDKLGYVRATVPTSKADAAIAAAAKLSSVHGIDLRQEIPLDDPTPSADAAEGATAKGTAAPTAPNRKTPAENPYNPSFETGAVDFVEDHPKADGRGVTIGILDSGVDLAHPALRKTTTGERKIVDWVTSTDPVSDGDGSWRRMLASVAGPAFSATPANTGVAETFKAPAGSYKFNYFYESATAGGDQAGDVNRDGDKTDAWGVLFDAASGTVRVDLDDDLDFGDEEPMKPYKDGYQIGYFGTDNPATEVAERIPFVVEIRKDVVYNDAGAKADYVNIGMISSEHGTHVAGITAANGLFGGKMNGAAPGAKIVSSRACEFGPGCTNVALTEGMIDLVVNRGVDIVNMSIGGLPALNDGNNARAELYTRLIDTYGVQLVVSAGNSGPGANTIGDPALADKVISVGASISKQTWASNYGSVVEKKYAMMPFSSRGPREDGGFTPTLVAPGAAVNTIQTWLPGAPVAEAGYALPAGYGMLQGTSMASPQAAGASALLLSAAKAKKIDLAPATLRTALTSTADHIKGVQAYEEGAGLIDIEDAWDSILDDATAHTYAVKAPVDTAIDQFLKTPGFGTGLYDREGGLKAGQKKTYEITLTRTSGADKAIRHELRFENNAASTFKIVGSDEVKLPLNQPVTVKVQAAPKSAGLKSAILEVDDPKTEGVDRQVLTTVVVSTPLNYTHSTSSSVQRNSNHSYFVTVPEGAKSLEVAIGGLKGKSQTRFIAIHPYGVPVDSTATIDCYPNYTNPASTPCRPDVRSYADPVPGVWEVEVESRRTSPLLDNPYKLDVTVLGAAFDPETVTVSEAKVGTPAAASWKVTNKLAAIDGKLVGGPLGSSKSARPTIAEDETHTTTVEVPAGAKSLDVAIGNVSDAAADLDLVVYDAAGEEVGSSADGDSEESVSVADPAAGTYTVQVIGYAVPAGSTAYDYQDVFFSSALGTVTVDGSAPVKLGTGDSATVSGSVTALAAAPEGREFFGQVQLVNARGTVAGIGSVKIEKVTP
- a CDS encoding sigma-70 family RNA polymerase sigma factor, coding for MSVLRRKARRAQGEAHGDPLDAAQERRVRAVLALGGVPQADLPDGVQQVRLRLLERTARGDEAPRDVSAWAAVVASNLAMDWHRAKRRQERVGERLASLRQLEHLSDEDTSLLSLAVAQGLDELPDAQRQVLVLRFYADLPVRGIAEELGIPEGTVKSRLHTAVRALRARLHEDEVV
- a CDS encoding aspartate-semialdehyde dehydrogenase, whose product is MRVGIVGATGQVGTVMRRILTERNFPVTELRLFASARSAGTVLDGVTVEDASTADYSGLDIVLFSAGGSTSKALAEKVASQGAVVIDNSSAWRRHPEVPLVVAEVNPHAIANRPKGIIANPNCTTMAAMPVLKPLHAEAELEALVVATYQAVSGSGLAGVDELFEQVKKVGEDAPKLTHDGSAAEFPAPNKYVAPIAYNVLPLAGSIVDDGLNETDEEQKLRHESRKILEIPELKVSGTCVRVPVFTGHSLQVNARFARPITVERAKELLGGAPGVAVTEVPTPLQAAGQDPSYVGRIRSDETVDNGLAFFVSNDNLRKGAALNAVQIAELVAAELKG
- a CDS encoding DUF1203 domain-containing protein codes for the protein MTTYPARPIDQVVLKDLRSADDQGRKMVPVIDDEGGAMLRCCLRRSERGERIALVSYAPLRRWAAETGADPGAYDEQGPVFIHAEECAGPDGDDLPFTNAHRTVRRYSAEGHILGGRIVEEPDGQDGFEAAFRNAFDDPAVALVHVRAVEYGCFLYEVRRP